One Paraburkholderia aromaticivorans genomic region harbors:
- a CDS encoding enoyl-CoA hydratase/isomerase family protein codes for MTTVKIEMDGAVGIVSLAKPPHNLIDDAMIADLLAAYRGVVAEGARAIVLKSDMRHFSAGAEMSSFTDGKTVIQHNADQFFEFLDVLENAPVPTVAAVHGAALGGGLELALTCDMIVAADTAYFGQVESIVGLIPLLGGTQRLVQRAGVVRAKEIALIGRRHPAEAFERWGIINHVVPEAELQTAAMSFARQLAAGPTKVLNGIKQQANLAANGGVRSADLEQINLNNMIWKTGDRERGFASFFSTGPATAEFKGD; via the coding sequence ATGACCACAGTAAAGATTGAAATGGATGGCGCCGTCGGAATCGTTTCATTAGCCAAGCCACCGCACAACCTGATCGACGACGCGATGATCGCGGATCTGCTCGCCGCGTATCGCGGCGTAGTCGCCGAAGGGGCCCGCGCGATCGTGCTCAAAAGCGACATGCGGCACTTTTCCGCGGGTGCGGAAATGAGTTCCTTCACCGATGGCAAGACGGTGATCCAGCACAACGCCGATCAATTCTTCGAGTTCCTCGACGTGCTGGAGAACGCACCGGTCCCGACAGTCGCCGCCGTTCACGGCGCCGCGCTTGGCGGCGGCCTCGAACTGGCGCTCACCTGCGACATGATCGTCGCCGCGGATACGGCCTACTTCGGCCAGGTCGAGAGCATCGTGGGCCTGATTCCGCTGCTCGGCGGCACGCAACGACTCGTTCAGCGAGCGGGCGTCGTGCGCGCCAAGGAAATCGCGCTGATCGGACGGCGGCACCCGGCGGAAGCATTCGAACGCTGGGGCATCATCAATCACGTCGTGCCCGAAGCCGAACTCCAGACTGCCGCCATGTCGTTCGCCCGGCAACTGGCAGCGGGCCCGACCAAAGTCCTCAACGGCATCAAGCAGCAGGCCAATCTCGCCGCCAACGGCGGCGTGCGCAGCGCAGACCTGGAACAGATCAACCTCAACAACATGATCTGGAAGACGGGCGACCGCGAACGAGGTTTCGCTTCGTTCTTTTCGACCGGGCCCGCCACCGCCGAATTCAAGGGAGACTGA
- a CDS encoding DUF302 domain-containing protein → MSTAAVAAISMNVFCAPAMAATVEVSETKTIIDHVTVSSSKPYASVKQDLESRLGRLDDHIRTLLKQDKVDELRAALQKAAGNDGLVIHYIGLHGDWLMLKGQRRNGTEYFTGNVLTATEMTSVNMAAGLYAPLRIMVYENAQGGTTIEYDKPSTQLSQFHSAQIDVQGRSLDDRLAKLCASVLQ, encoded by the coding sequence TTGTCGACGGCTGCCGTTGCTGCGATCAGCATGAACGTGTTCTGCGCGCCCGCGATGGCGGCGACCGTCGAGGTATCGGAAACAAAGACGATTATCGATCACGTGACCGTCTCTTCCAGCAAACCCTACGCTTCCGTCAAACAGGATCTGGAGAGCCGTCTCGGTCGACTTGACGATCATATCCGCACGCTGCTGAAACAGGACAAGGTCGACGAATTGCGCGCCGCCCTTCAGAAAGCCGCCGGCAACGACGGTCTTGTGATTCACTACATTGGGCTGCATGGAGATTGGCTCATGCTGAAAGGACAGCGCAGGAACGGCACCGAGTATTTCACCGGCAATGTTCTCACCGCGACTGAAATGACCAGCGTCAATATGGCGGCAGGACTGTATGCGCCATTGCGTATCATGGTTTACGAAAACGCACAGGGTGGCACGACGATCGAGTACGATAAGCCGTCGACTCAACTCAGCCAGTTCCACAGCGCCCAGATCGACGTTCAAGGCCGCTCACTCGACGATCGGCTGGCGAAGCTTTGTGCTTCGGTATTGCAATAG
- the fahA gene encoding fumarylacetoacetase — MQHTLNQTHDPAARSWVESANAQACDFPIQNLPFSVIRRKHSDEAFRGAVAIGDQVVDIAAWASRAGLNGIAGEAARACAQPVLNEFFSMGPSAWRALRHALFAALHERAPSDDRAAIEACLVPLAEMEYSLPAQIGDYTDFYTSIHHATNISKLLGLSGVGANFKSIPIAYHGRVSSIGLSGQRFRRPAGQIMLPGEEAPIFSPSRKLDYELELGIYIGQGNAAGEPIDLDQADSHVFGLCLLNDWSARDIQAWEMQPLGPFLAKNFATTISPWIVTMEALAPFRLPLPRPDADGKPLPYLDSDRNSTTGAIDIQLEVCMETAHHRAGNLPAAQLSLTSFKHQYWSIAQMVTHHAVGGCNLRPGDLLGSGTISGPEKSEAGALMELARNASEPLTLSTGEKRSYVEDGDAIILRGYCEKAGFARIGFGESRGEVLPAKLSR; from the coding sequence ATGCAACACACTCTGAATCAGACGCATGATCCCGCTGCGCGCAGTTGGGTCGAGTCCGCCAATGCACAGGCGTGTGACTTTCCAATCCAGAACCTGCCGTTTTCGGTTATCCGCAGAAAGCATTCCGATGAGGCGTTTCGAGGTGCGGTCGCTATCGGCGATCAGGTGGTCGATATCGCCGCCTGGGCGTCTCGTGCCGGTCTGAATGGAATCGCGGGCGAGGCTGCGCGGGCGTGCGCGCAGCCCGTGCTCAACGAGTTCTTCTCAATGGGTCCGTCCGCATGGCGCGCATTGCGACACGCGCTATTCGCGGCGCTTCACGAGCGCGCCCCTTCGGACGATCGCGCGGCGATCGAGGCATGTCTGGTCCCGCTAGCGGAAATGGAATACAGCCTGCCTGCGCAGATCGGCGATTACACGGATTTCTATACCTCGATTCATCACGCGACCAACATCAGCAAGCTACTCGGCCTGAGCGGTGTGGGCGCCAACTTCAAATCGATACCCATTGCTTACCACGGCCGGGTTTCGAGCATCGGGCTAAGTGGTCAGCGGTTCCGGCGCCCGGCGGGTCAAATCATGCTTCCGGGCGAAGAAGCGCCGATCTTCTCGCCGTCGCGCAAGCTGGACTACGAGCTTGAACTCGGCATTTACATTGGACAAGGCAACGCGGCCGGCGAGCCGATCGACCTGGATCAGGCCGACAGTCATGTATTCGGGCTATGTCTTCTCAACGACTGGTCCGCTCGCGATATTCAGGCTTGGGAGATGCAGCCATTAGGGCCGTTTCTGGCAAAGAATTTTGCCACCACCATTTCGCCGTGGATCGTGACCATGGAGGCACTGGCTCCGTTCAGGCTTCCCCTGCCGCGCCCGGACGCGGATGGAAAGCCGCTGCCTTATCTGGATTCCGACAGAAATAGCACGACTGGCGCCATCGATATCCAACTGGAAGTCTGCATGGAGACTGCTCACCATAGAGCCGGGAATCTCCCGGCGGCGCAACTCTCACTCACGAGTTTCAAGCATCAGTACTGGAGCATCGCACAGATGGTCACGCATCACGCCGTGGGCGGCTGCAATCTGCGTCCGGGAGATCTGCTTGGCAGCGGCACCATTTCAGGCCCGGAGAAATCGGAAGCGGGCGCGCTGATGGAACTTGCACGCAACGCAAGCGAGCCGCTCACGCTGAGTACGGGTGAAAAGCGCAGCTACGTGGAGGATGGCGACGCCATTATCCTGCGCGGCTACTGTGAGAAAGCAGGCTTTGCACGAATCGGATTTGGAGAGAGCCGCGGCGAAGTTTTGCCGGCAAAACTCTCGCGATGA
- a CDS encoding NADP-dependent oxidoreductase, with protein sequence MKIDTFKQIVLASRPDGQPTVDNFRLEQATLPDTPPNGLLLRVLYLSLDPYMRGRMDARKSYAPSVEIDHKMVGEAVAEVIESRHPDYRAGELVLAPTGWCDYAVIDGTGLRKVDPDLSSPSARLGVLGMPGFTAYAGLMLIGKPKPGDTVVVAAASGPVGSLVGQLARIAGARAIGIAGGSEKCRYVLDELGFDAAIDHRAPDMAEQLAAACPDGIDVYFENVGGKIWQAVLPLLNRFARVPVCGLIAQYSGDQENANGQLAATMRQILTKSLLVRGFINYEFADEHYPEFLRIVSNGIGEGRIRYKEDIVDGLEKAPEAFLGMLQGRNFGKVVVQVAAEP encoded by the coding sequence ATGAAAATAGACACTTTCAAACAGATCGTTCTTGCCTCTCGACCCGATGGACAGCCAACCGTCGACAATTTCCGTCTTGAGCAAGCCACTCTGCCGGACACGCCACCGAATGGTCTGCTGCTCCGTGTTTTGTACCTGTCGCTCGATCCGTACATGCGCGGCCGAATGGATGCGCGCAAGTCGTACGCGCCTTCGGTCGAAATCGATCACAAGATGGTCGGCGAAGCCGTGGCCGAGGTAATCGAATCCAGACATCCGGACTATCGCGCAGGTGAACTCGTACTTGCTCCAACCGGATGGTGCGACTATGCGGTGATCGACGGTACTGGATTACGCAAGGTCGACCCCGATCTCTCGTCACCGTCAGCCCGGCTCGGCGTGCTCGGCATGCCGGGATTCACCGCGTACGCCGGCCTCATGTTGATCGGCAAGCCCAAACCCGGCGATACGGTCGTGGTTGCAGCGGCCAGCGGTCCGGTCGGCTCACTCGTCGGACAGCTTGCGCGAATAGCCGGGGCGCGGGCAATAGGAATCGCCGGCGGTTCGGAGAAGTGCCGCTACGTGCTGGACGAACTCGGTTTTGACGCCGCGATCGACCATCGCGCGCCCGACATGGCCGAACAATTGGCTGCGGCTTGTCCGGATGGAATCGATGTGTACTTCGAGAACGTCGGCGGCAAGATATGGCAGGCAGTGCTGCCTCTGCTCAACCGCTTCGCGCGTGTGCCAGTTTGCGGCCTCATCGCGCAATACAGCGGCGATCAGGAAAACGCCAACGGCCAGCTTGCGGCCACGATGCGCCAGATACTGACTAAAAGCCTTCTGGTGCGAGGTTTCATCAACTACGAGTTTGCCGACGAACACTATCCCGAGTTTCTGCGCATCGTGTCCAACGGTATTGGCGAAGGACGGATTCGCTACAAGGAAGATATCGTCGATGGTCTGGAGAAGGCCCCAGAAGCATTTCTCGGCATGCTGCAAGGGCGCAACTTCGGCAAAGTCGTCGTGCAGGTCGCGGCAGAGCCCTAA
- a CDS encoding ABC transporter permease, with product MQEQRNKVLTERVAARWVRLHTALVLFFLIAPILAIIPLSFNSGSYFSYPLQGFSLRWYEQALTSADWQRSLLNSIGIGAASTLIATCLGTLAALGISRTQFPLRSLIMPILISPMIVPIVVVAAGFYLIFAPLGLVNSYPGVVLAHAALGTPFVVITVTASLLSFDQSLLRAASGLGATPWATFRRVTLPLITPAVATGSVFAFATSFDEVIVILFIGGPDQRTVPRQMWSGIRDSIDPSILAVATMLIVFAVLLFASINWLHGSRVRH from the coding sequence ATGCAAGAGCAACGCAACAAGGTGCTGACGGAACGCGTCGCCGCGCGCTGGGTGCGGCTGCATACAGCGCTTGTGCTGTTCTTCCTGATTGCGCCAATTCTCGCGATCATCCCGCTCTCGTTCAATTCGGGCTCGTACTTCTCCTACCCGTTGCAAGGCTTTTCGCTGCGCTGGTATGAGCAGGCGCTCACGAGCGCGGACTGGCAGCGATCGCTGCTGAACAGCATCGGCATCGGCGCGGCGTCAACGCTGATCGCCACGTGTCTCGGCACGCTCGCCGCGCTGGGCATTTCGCGCACGCAGTTTCCGCTGCGCTCGCTAATCATGCCGATCCTCATCTCGCCGATGATCGTGCCGATTGTCGTTGTGGCCGCGGGTTTCTATCTGATCTTTGCGCCACTGGGCCTCGTGAACTCGTATCCCGGCGTGGTGCTGGCGCATGCGGCGCTCGGCACGCCGTTTGTCGTGATCACCGTGACGGCGTCACTACTGTCGTTCGATCAGAGTCTGTTGCGCGCCGCTTCCGGGCTCGGCGCGACGCCCTGGGCCACATTCAGGCGCGTGACCCTGCCGCTCATCACGCCTGCGGTCGCGACCGGCAGCGTCTTCGCTTTCGCGACCTCGTTCGATGAAGTCATCGTCATTCTGTTCATTGGCGGCCCGGATCAAAGAACCGTGCCGCGGCAGATGTGGAGCGGGATTCGCGACTCGATCGACCCGTCGATCCTCGCCGTGGCGACGATGCTGATCGTGTTCGCCGTGCTGCTCTTCGCGAGCATCAACTGGCTGCATGGGAGCCGGGTGCGGCACTAA
- a CDS encoding MFS transporter: MTSLLWAVGTFGVGFLMRPLGEIMFGAYADRVGRRAAMTRTTWMMALGTAALGLCPSFASIGLIAPLIIIAGRSLQGFAVGGDIGVAATLMMEAGPVSRRGYLLSWQLASQGAAALLGATLGVLLTSTLSSSALASWGWRIPFLIGLLIAPVGLYIRRRLPEDPIPAAARNGGTPLVELCREHGATILLAMLMMAGQTIPVYAIVYYMPSYVTRVIHMPAITGFLASALSALLLIVIPPLAGRLIDRLPRRKPLALLASGCTAILVYPVFLMITRATNALPILCGVALISTMVALSAVAVALLVLEALPARVRASGMAVSHALHVALFGGTAQFIVTGLIRWTGDPMSAAWYVAPACAVSFCALMLFKEQRTEA; the protein is encoded by the coding sequence TTGACTTCGTTACTGTGGGCAGTCGGCACCTTCGGCGTCGGCTTTCTCATGCGACCTCTTGGCGAGATCATGTTTGGCGCTTACGCGGATCGCGTGGGACGCCGCGCAGCGATGACGAGGACCACCTGGATGATGGCCCTGGGGACGGCGGCGCTCGGCCTGTGCCCGTCGTTTGCCAGCATAGGCCTGATTGCCCCGCTCATTATCATCGCCGGCCGATCGTTGCAGGGTTTTGCCGTCGGCGGCGACATCGGCGTTGCCGCGACCCTCATGATGGAGGCAGGACCAGTGTCGCGGCGCGGCTATCTGCTCAGCTGGCAGCTCGCTAGCCAGGGCGCGGCCGCGTTGCTGGGCGCAACCCTGGGCGTGCTACTTACCAGCACGCTGTCATCAAGTGCGCTTGCCTCGTGGGGCTGGCGGATTCCATTCCTGATCGGTCTGCTCATCGCGCCAGTCGGTCTTTACATTCGGCGTCGGCTTCCTGAGGATCCGATTCCCGCAGCCGCCAGAAATGGCGGTACACCGCTCGTCGAACTGTGCCGCGAACATGGCGCGACGATCCTGCTGGCGATGTTGATGATGGCGGGGCAAACCATACCGGTCTACGCGATCGTCTACTACATGCCGAGTTATGTGACTCGCGTGATCCACATGCCCGCCATCACCGGATTCCTGGCTTCCGCGTTGTCCGCGCTGCTGCTGATCGTCATTCCGCCGCTGGCCGGCCGGCTCATAGACCGTCTGCCTCGCCGCAAGCCGCTGGCCCTCCTCGCCTCGGGATGCACCGCGATTCTGGTCTATCCGGTCTTTCTGATGATCACCCGTGCGACCAACGCGCTGCCTATCCTGTGTGGCGTCGCGCTCATTAGCACCATGGTGGCGCTTAGCGCTGTCGCCGTCGCCCTGCTTGTGCTCGAAGCGCTTCCTGCGCGGGTGCGCGCCAGTGGCATGGCTGTTTCGCATGCGCTGCATGTCGCCTTGTTCGGCGGCACCGCTCAATTCATCGTGACGGGACTGATCAGATGGACCGGCGATCCCATGTCTGCGGCCTGGTATGTGGCGCCGGCGTGTGCGGTGAGCTTCTGTGCGCTGATGCTGTTCAAGGAACAGCGCACAGAAGCCTGA
- a CDS encoding solute symporter family protein encodes MNNLISHGGLRIIAFVGFIGLSLILTGWSARRSRGTSGFFVAGRNLSPFQNGLALAGDFMSAGSFLGVTGLVSLFGFDGIVYQVGFIAGWIMIMLIVAEPVRNCGKYTLSDVVALRLRSRGVRAATSGSSLIISLAYLLAQLVGGGALASLLLPIGTNAAIVLIGVLMIAYVLFGGMVAATYVQIVKAVLVWTAGAVLVLFALAHFSFDVGALFNKARLSSLHPAQYFVPGGYFKDPLDTLSLTLALALGTAGLPHVMTRFYTVPSAVAARKSAKIGLIVMTSFAVMMIVLGFSATAIVGPAAILATHSSGNSAITLLATTLGGGAGSAGGELLLACVSAIAFATILAVVSGIMISSASTISHDIFGHLFSASRDKERRQVVIAKIATIVFGIAAMGLALLVKTFNVAFLVGLAFAIAASANLPVVLFSMYWRRFTDRGAVAAVLAGTLSSIGLVLLGPAVIGAKGIIFKDSTPPFWLSNPGLFSIPVGFIAGWLGSVTTRQNAGDGSFDAQQLRMLSGLGAEAASEH; translated from the coding sequence ATGAATAATCTGATCAGTCATGGCGGGCTCAGAATCATCGCCTTCGTGGGATTTATCGGACTCAGCCTCATTCTGACCGGATGGAGTGCTCGCCGATCGCGTGGAACCTCCGGCTTTTTCGTGGCCGGACGCAATCTGTCGCCGTTTCAGAACGGCCTCGCGCTGGCGGGAGACTTCATGTCCGCCGGATCGTTTCTCGGTGTGACGGGACTCGTTTCCCTGTTCGGATTCGACGGCATCGTGTATCAGGTCGGCTTCATCGCCGGATGGATCATGATCATGCTGATCGTCGCCGAGCCGGTCAGAAACTGCGGCAAATACACCCTCTCCGATGTGGTCGCACTCCGTCTGCGCAGCCGCGGAGTGCGAGCGGCCACATCGGGTTCTTCGCTGATCATTTCGTTAGCCTATCTACTCGCGCAACTCGTTGGCGGTGGCGCGCTGGCCAGTCTGCTATTGCCGATCGGCACCAACGCCGCGATCGTGCTGATCGGTGTACTCATGATCGCGTATGTGCTGTTCGGCGGAATGGTGGCCGCGACTTACGTGCAGATCGTCAAGGCCGTGCTCGTCTGGACTGCCGGCGCGGTGCTCGTGCTGTTTGCTCTGGCGCATTTCTCCTTCGACGTGGGCGCACTGTTCAATAAGGCTCGCCTGTCATCGCTGCATCCAGCGCAGTACTTTGTGCCGGGCGGCTACTTCAAGGATCCGCTGGATACGCTGTCACTCACGCTCGCCCTCGCGTTGGGCACGGCAGGCCTGCCACACGTCATGACCCGGTTTTACACGGTGCCGTCCGCCGTCGCGGCGAGAAAGTCCGCGAAAATCGGCCTGATTGTGATGACGTCCTTTGCGGTAATGATGATCGTGCTCGGATTTTCCGCCACCGCGATCGTGGGACCGGCGGCGATTCTCGCCACACACAGTTCCGGAAACAGCGCCATCACCCTGCTCGCTACGACACTCGGCGGCGGTGCGGGTTCTGCCGGCGGCGAACTTCTGCTCGCGTGCGTTTCAGCAATTGCCTTTGCGACCATTCTTGCGGTTGTCTCGGGCATCATGATTTCCTCGGCCTCGACCATCTCTCACGACATCTTCGGCCATCTCTTCTCGGCGTCTCGCGATAAGGAGCGCCGGCAGGTCGTAATCGCGAAGATCGCCACGATAGTCTTCGGTATCGCCGCCATGGGACTCGCGCTGCTCGTCAAGACCTTCAATGTCGCGTTTCTCGTCGGGCTCGCGTTCGCCATCGCGGCAAGCGCAAACTTGCCCGTGGTTCTCTTCTCGATGTACTGGCGGCGTTTTACGGATCGAGGCGCAGTGGCCGCGGTGCTCGCCGGCACCCTTTCCTCGATTGGCCTCGTGCTCCTGGGGCCGGCCGTCATCGGAGCGAAAGGCATCATCTTCAAGGATTCCACCCCGCCTTTCTGGCTCTCGAATCCCGGTCTGTTCAGCATTCCGGTGGGCTTTATCGCGGGCTGGCTCGGATCGGTCACGACACGTCAGAACGCCGGCGACGGTTCCTTCGATGCTCAGCAACTTCGAATGCTAAGCGGCCTTGGAGCGGAAGCCGCGTCGGAACACTGA
- a CDS encoding CaiB/BaiF CoA transferase family protein → MSAPLEGIRVIDFTRVLAGPHCTKTLLDLGATVTKIEPPSGDIGRVSMPHIGDMSLYYVQQNAGKRNVSLDLNFPEARSIMVDMCRDADIIVENFRPGTLNRFGLGYEQVRAFNPSVIYASLSGYGQSTSWRNRPAFAPTVQAESGLTDIVQHHFGDALTEVRNDACSHADMYTGLHGVIGILAALQHRVRTGEGQHVDVSMAATMLSVNERVGAQLSEIDTEGEPIILSAPDSHIFDLPDGRQLTIAGSPIYTPMFSRYCAMMRRNDLLSDPRFGTALLRRQNIADLLAEVRAWLLTFNDLDQLQTQVSEAGLAIGVVRSVNEFADSEWVREWGALVDVDDRSGGTTRMPGAPWHFSQSELPQPGSPAFQGEHNAEVLSERKLSAAFIRDLQERGILLSRHSPTRPFD, encoded by the coding sequence ATGTCAGCACCGCTCGAAGGCATTCGCGTGATCGATTTCACGCGAGTGCTGGCCGGACCGCATTGCACCAAAACTCTCCTCGATCTCGGCGCCACCGTGACCAAGATCGAGCCACCCTCCGGCGACATCGGCCGCGTGAGCATGCCGCATATCGGCGACATGTCGCTGTATTACGTGCAGCAGAACGCCGGCAAGCGCAACGTGAGCCTCGATCTCAACTTCCCGGAGGCGCGTTCGATCATGGTCGACATGTGCCGGGACGCGGACATCATCGTCGAGAATTTTCGCCCCGGGACGCTGAACCGGTTTGGGCTCGGCTATGAGCAGGTGCGCGCTTTCAACCCGTCCGTGATCTATGCCTCTTTGAGTGGCTATGGACAATCGACCTCATGGCGAAACCGTCCGGCGTTCGCGCCGACCGTACAAGCCGAGTCAGGACTGACCGACATCGTCCAGCACCATTTTGGCGACGCGCTCACCGAAGTCCGTAACGACGCATGCAGCCACGCCGACATGTACACCGGACTTCACGGCGTCATCGGCATTCTGGCCGCGCTTCAGCATCGGGTGCGAACCGGCGAGGGGCAACATGTCGATGTCTCGATGGCCGCCACCATGCTATCGGTGAACGAACGCGTGGGCGCACAACTGTCGGAAATCGATACGGAGGGCGAACCGATCATTCTTTCGGCGCCTGATTCGCACATCTTCGATTTGCCCGATGGACGCCAACTCACCATCGCGGGTAGCCCGATCTACACACCGATGTTTTCGCGTTACTGCGCGATGATGCGTCGCAACGATTTGCTGAGTGACCCCCGCTTCGGCACGGCGCTTTTGCGGCGGCAAAACATTGCTGATTTGCTGGCCGAAGTCCGCGCGTGGCTTCTCACGTTCAACGACCTGGATCAGCTCCAGACGCAGGTCAGCGAAGCGGGATTGGCCATTGGCGTGGTCCGGAGCGTCAACGAGTTCGCCGACTCCGAGTGGGTGCGGGAATGGGGTGCGCTAGTCGATGTAGACGACAGATCGGGCGGCACGACACGCATGCCCGGCGCGCCGTGGCATTTCAGCCAGTCCGAGTTGCCGCAGCCGGGCAGCCCCGCTTTCCAGGGCGAGCATAACGCCGAGGTGCTCTCCGAACGCAAGCTCAGCGCGGCGTTCATTCGGGATTTGCAGGAACGCGGAATCCTTCTCAGCAGGCACAGCCCCACGCGCCCGTTCGACTGA
- a CDS encoding AraC family transcriptional regulator, with the protein MRPPKIITPLHPDLDAPTQSLLGLAALAAELAAEGVSVNKLFANTGVHANQLEDSQARISHRQRLAIYRNAQRLATRADVGLLAGARQRISDFGIYGYAMVSSTTFGDALKFSVENVRMAGAVLQIRYSTEGNTGILSSHGLASLGDMLPFVAEFWRSSMTVLFSRVLEAPFPSKRMVMAYPAPPHWRNYERMFDCPVEFGADTMEWHFDVHVLDRPCPNANPITAQICQQLCDRILEERDGIPELPRQIRMACLNAPGVFPSAEKMAAQLGMSLRTLHRRLADDNYSYQTLLNDVRRSLAIEFLENTRLPIDQVAERIGFSDAASFRRSFRKWTGNSPSLYRKGTGEDG; encoded by the coding sequence GTGCGACCACCGAAAATCATCACGCCGTTGCACCCGGATCTCGACGCGCCGACGCAGAGTCTTCTGGGCTTGGCCGCGCTCGCCGCCGAACTGGCCGCGGAGGGCGTTTCCGTCAACAAACTGTTCGCGAATACGGGCGTCCATGCGAATCAGTTGGAGGATTCGCAGGCGAGAATTTCGCATCGTCAACGTCTCGCCATTTATCGAAACGCTCAACGGCTTGCTACAAGAGCCGATGTTGGATTGCTTGCGGGTGCGCGTCAGAGGATCAGTGACTTCGGCATATATGGCTATGCCATGGTCAGCAGTACGACCTTTGGAGACGCCCTGAAATTCAGCGTCGAAAATGTCAGGATGGCCGGCGCGGTTTTGCAGATCCGCTATTCCACCGAAGGGAATACCGGCATTCTGAGCAGCCACGGGCTCGCATCGCTTGGCGACATGTTGCCGTTTGTCGCCGAATTCTGGCGAAGCTCGATGACGGTGTTATTCAGCCGGGTGCTGGAAGCGCCTTTTCCGTCGAAGCGGATGGTCATGGCGTATCCGGCGCCGCCACATTGGCGAAATTACGAAAGAATGTTCGACTGTCCCGTGGAGTTCGGCGCCGATACGATGGAGTGGCATTTCGACGTGCATGTACTGGACCGTCCGTGTCCGAATGCGAATCCGATTACCGCGCAAATCTGCCAGCAACTGTGTGATCGCATTCTCGAAGAACGGGATGGCATTCCCGAACTTCCGCGGCAAATCCGCATGGCCTGCCTGAACGCACCGGGCGTGTTCCCATCCGCCGAGAAGATGGCTGCGCAACTCGGCATGTCACTGCGGACCTTGCATCGACGGCTGGCCGACGATAACTACTCGTATCAAACCTTGTTGAACGATGTTCGCCGGTCGCTCGCCATCGAATTTCTGGAGAATACGAGGCTTCCCATCGATCAGGTCGCCGAGCGCATTGGATTCTCGGATGCGGCGAGCTTTCGCCGGTCTTTCAGGAAGTGGACTGGAAACTCACCCAGTCTGTATCGGAAGGGAACGGGCGAGGATGGGTGA
- a CDS encoding DUF485 domain-containing protein encodes MQSMESINAEFERQNVTKVRSSGLSLVEKTQALAKFRNRFVWSLLYTSLGIYFGLLIAVLEFPGVMSLSVYGELNLGLLAVVVQFALTIATFWGYCAWAERAYDPKAAELLRSAFAQSNGDRHE; translated from the coding sequence ATGCAATCGATGGAATCAATCAACGCGGAGTTCGAGAGGCAAAACGTGACGAAAGTCAGATCATCCGGCTTGTCCCTTGTCGAGAAGACGCAAGCGCTCGCAAAGTTTCGGAACCGCTTCGTATGGTCATTGCTTTACACGTCGTTAGGCATCTATTTCGGCCTGTTAATCGCAGTGCTGGAGTTTCCCGGCGTGATGTCCTTATCCGTCTACGGCGAGCTCAACCTTGGACTGCTCGCGGTAGTCGTTCAGTTCGCGCTCACGATCGCCACTTTCTGGGGCTACTGTGCATGGGCCGAGCGAGCCTACGACCCGAAAGCGGCCGAACTGCTTCGCAGCGCGTTTGCACAATCGAACGGTGATCGACATGAATAA